The Gossypium hirsutum isolate 1008001.06 chromosome A03, Gossypium_hirsutum_v2.1, whole genome shotgun sequence genome contains the following window.
TTGTCAACTAAGTGGGAGCCGATAAAACCAGCTCCTCCAGTAACCAAAATCCTCATGTTGGACTGTAGTGAACAGTAAAAAAGATAAGTCTTAGTGATATAAATGGAATGTAAATGAAGATAAAACATAATGCAACCGAAGAAACAAAAAGCTTATTACAAGAttgtagaaatcagagtattatatattaaatagaacataaatcagagtttttatatacaacctatgacactactttaggaaactctaagttaggaaatatactaaataggaaatatgatcccttaaaataagggattttaataaaaagaatatctacaaaatattcctaaaatatttacagaatattcctacactccccctcaagctggagaatatacattgtataatcccagcttgaataggaatttattgaacacaggttttggcaaagccttggtaagaatgtctgcaatctgtccttctgaaggaatgtaagaaagagtggctgtctttttgttgacttgatcagcaataaaatgcctatcaatttcaacatgctttgttcggtcatgttgaactgggttcttggcaatctgaatggcagattgattatcacacaaaacttcaaagtgatcctcctgatttgtgccaagttcttttagtaatttaagtagccaaattccttcgcatatccccaaagctagtgctctaaattcagcttcagcactacttcttgaaacaacagattgtttcttacttctccaagttgtaaggttaccccaaacaaaagtgcagtacccactagtggatcttctttcagtgagatctccagcccaactagagtctgtaaaaatcttaacagttctgtcttgtgtcttcttaaacattaagccgtgtcctggagttttcttcaagtacttgagaattctatttgctgctgccatatgctcttcagtaggattagtcatgtgttgacttatcacatttacgggaaaagctatatctggccttgtcaaggataagtagattagtttcccaactaacctttgaaatttctctctgtctactaaggactcatcttctttattgaatctcaagtttgcctccattggtgtatcagccggcttacagccaagaaaaccagtttctttgagtaaatcaagtacatactttctctggttgatcacaagtccttcttttgatcttgccacctccattcctaggaaataccttagctttcccaagtccttggtttcgaattccctgtttaacaacttcttcaaattgctaatctcttcctcatcatctccagtaagaatgatgtcatccacatacacaatTAGGATAGCTTTCTTATTTGTAGAAGTTACCTTGATGAAAAGCGTATGATCGGCAAGGGACTGCTTGTAGCCATTTTGAAGAATGACTTTAGTGAACCTCTCGAACCAAGCTCTGGGTGATTGTTTTAACCCGTATAGAGACTTGTTGAGCTTGCAAACCTTGTTGCTACCTTCAATAGACTTTAAGCCAGGTGGCAATTGCATATAGACTTCTTCCTCAAGCTTGCCATTAAGAAATGCGttttttacatcaagttggtgtaatttccaatcgcaatttacagccaaacttaggagtactcgaatagtgttaagCTTTGCCACATGTGCAAAAGTTTCTGTGAAGTCTATCCCATATGTTTGCGTGAAACCTCTGGCCACtagtctagctttgtatcgttgaATACTGCCATTGGAGTTATACTTTACAGCAAAGATCCATTTACAGCCGACAGCCTTTTTTCCTTGAGGAAGGTCTGTAATGGTCCAAGTAGCATTTTTCTCTAGTGCACAAATTTCCTCTTCAACAGCCCTTCTCCATTTTGGATCCTTTAGAGCTTCAGCTATGCTTGTGGGAACCTGTTCTTTATCCAAAGTTGCTGTAAATGCTTGAAAAGACGGCATCAATGAATTATAACCAGTAAATTTTTCAATAGGATGCTTGGTGCACTGTCTAACCCCTTTTCTAATAGCAATAGGAAAGTCATCTAGAGTAGTGGACTTACTGATTTCTTCTTCCATTTCGGCAGCTGGACCCAAATCCAATTCTCGGCAAGAATCAGATTGCAAAACAGTCTCAGGGATATGTCTTCTTTTTCTTGTGTAGACACGAAGCTGTTTGGGTGATGGTGTTTTTTGAAGACTGTCAATTGGAGTAGGTGTATTTTCAGGAAGAGTGTTTAAAGTGGGTGTAGGTGAATTAGTCATAGGTACTACAGGAGAATCAATGGGAGCATTCACAGGTGACAGATCTGCAGGTAATGGCGAACAAGATGGCAATTCTGAAGGTTGACAATGAAGATTAGAAGGAGATACCTGTTGTGGCTGAAAATCACTCCATGTTTCCCCCTGAATTTCAGCCTGAGTGAAATAGGAATCCTGCTCATAAAATGTTATATCCATAGTGGTGAAAAATCGTTTAGAAGGAGGATGATAGCATTTATAACCCTTCTTAAGTGAAAAATacccaaccaatacacattttaaagacttaggatctaacttggacttattaggagcaatattttggataaaaacagtgcagccaaaaattttaagtggcagaatggaggagataggcttaaaatgaggaaagtgctgcaaaaatatagattgaggcgtttgaaattttaaaaccttactaggcatccggttgattaaatatgtggcagttaataaggcttccccccacaaatatttaggaacattagtggtaaatagaagagaacgagtaacttcaagaaggtgcctattttttctttcggcaacgccgttttgctgtggggttccaacacaagaactaatctgaactatgcccttttccttaaaaaaatcacctaaagacctagcaaaaaattcactgccattatcagatttaaagagctggattttagacccaaattgagtgagaaccatgttataaaattgcacaaaaacactagctgtttcagatttatctttcagcaaataagtccaagttatcctactgtgatcatcaataaaagtgataaaccacttacaattatcagcattcttcacccgagaaggaccccaaatatcactatggatcaaagcaaaagggtaagaaggcttgtatgtagaaggaaaataagatgatttagtatgtttagCAAGAGAGCAAACTTTGCAAGAAAAAGAATTAGGCCTTTTATTAATGAATAGAGCAGGAAACAATTTTGCAAGGTATTGGAAACTAGGATGGCCTAAACGAAAGTGCCATAACATAACAGTATCAACTTTTCCTAAAGCGGTAAATGACTTGGAGATCTCGATTTTAGGAGAGGTAGGGAGGATGTAGAGACCATTATGCAAGCTGGCCTTACCAATCATCTTCTTCGAGATCAGTGCCTGCAAAGTACAATCACGATCATTAAAAATTACAGAGCAGTGCAAGTCTGTGGACAATTTACTAACAGAGATGAGATTGCACGCCAGATTTGGTACAAAGAGAACATTTTTAAGTGCAATCTGTTCATTGAGAATAACAGTGCCATGTCCCTCTATTTTGCACAAGGTACCATCAGCCGTTTTGACAGCTTTACCAAAGGTATGGAAAAAATTGTGAAACAATGCCTTGTTACCAGTCATATGATCCGTAGCACCAGAATCGAGGATCCAATTAGGATTCAACTGGGAGGAGAAAAATGCAGTAGAAGAAAGGTTACCTTCTGGATCTTTTATGACCAGATTACCTTCACAAGACCCTTGACTAGACGAATCTGATGGAGCATCGGAACCAGAAAAATTTTCTGGATTTGAAGTAATCTCCGAAGTAGGAGAAGGAGTTTCGGACATGGTCTAGGTTGAAAAAGAAATCGTAACCTAAGCTGATACCatgtagaaatcagagtattatatattaaatagaacataaatcagagtttttatatacaacacactactttaggaaactctaagttaggaaagatactaaataggaaatatgatcccttaaaataagggattttaataaaaagaatatctacaaaatattcctaaaatatttacagaatattcctacaAAGATGTAATTAGATCAAGGGCATAAAGATCAAGAGTAATTAGATAAACAAGATCTCAGACAATATTCACATATCTAAGCTGAATATCGAACCATAATAATGGATCTATACTCGTGGAGCTACCTGTTCGGGAGGGGCAACCATATTGAGATTCATCATCAAATTATCTGAGGATGATTCTCAATAGATCTGAATGAATTGCTCTTGAAGGATTGTTTATTCTTATAATAACTCTCAATTATCTCATGGCATTTATGTTGAAAAAGACAGAAAATTACACTtcaagaaatcaaaagaaaagaggTCATTTTTGGAATATGACCTGCCACATGTACCTTCGATAATCTTCTTTGAATATTAACCCGATTATCCaacaattaaacacatttaatcaACTTGGTATAGTTTAGAGTGCAAATCAAGAATAGATCCATGAAGCTAAGAGTACTGTCACCAACTGTTAGTACATTGTGATATAGCATATAATTTAATATGCTGAGGGACCATAGTAGCATACATTGTCTGCCCCCACTTTAAGTTGCTCTAATTAAACCATTTTCCTTAAGCCATAATCAAAGGACTAAGCtcaatataatttcttttaacaaATTACATAATTCACACAAAAAAGGCAGCTACTCAGATGCAGAACATCAACATCATTCACTATCAATTAACATAATGAAAGAGAAAACTGCGTaacatatttatgaaaatgagctgataccattattttagtataaaataaataaataaaaagacctGGAAAAACTTGGAAAAACGCAATGGAGATGGCAAAGGTGGTGGCTTTGAGGGTGTTTGTTGTTCCCCATTTGATGAATTTGCTGCCATTGCTCAGATCTCGCGACTTAAACTCAAAAACCTACCAGAGAAGAGGGACTCattgagaattttttaaaaaaggggaTAGAGTTTGGATCAAGGATttgagaaacaaaaaagaaaacctGATTCAAAATTTGCGAGATTGATCTCTTACTGAACACACACAAAGTCCTGGGATCGAATAGTGTTATTTATAGCTTCAAAAAAATGGTTCTAAAAACCGAAACTTTGTTCCACCGAAcaaatttccaaaataaaaaataaaaaatttaaattggggAGCCTTCAAATTTACGAAAAGTGAGAGGTTTCAATGATAGCTCCTCGATAACAATACCAAAAACTACAGACCACACCAAACTGAATTCAAAGattgaatttttaaaacctacaatacttgaaaaaaaaaaacagaactagtatattaaaatttcttttttaaacaaACGCGGCGATTTAAAGATTAAGGTTGTAATTAGTGTATTAATGGCAGCTGCCTTGCGTTGTGTTTGCTTTAGTGGGAGGAAACACAAAAAGAATATACGTGGGATTCTTTTAGGTCTAATTTATCCCTGTTCCTTATATTcttcataattttaaatttagtcccctttttcttttcccttggaAATAAATAGTCtctctaattttaattaaatagtctctctaattttaatttcaaacgatccgttaatttatttatttttaaatcccAATACCTATaataactttaattttaaaattagagttttaaatattgaaatgatacatatttaaattgataaattattgaacatcaaattaaccaaaaaaaaaaatacaagcttAAGAGAAGACTGAGAaaataattaaggaaaaaaatcttttcatttcattcaaaatactcTAATCTCTCAGCATTAGAGACAAGtaatatttatacaaaatatagagaaatttcttcatactttcACAAAGCTCCCAACATCCATAAAAGAGAGAAGAAATAAAGTTTGTGAATTAatgtaatttagttattttttattaaatccaCCATTTTTACTTAAAGTTTATGAAATTTTTCATAACCACCaaaaaagaaaagtgaaataaaaattctAGAGAGTTcgattatcattttggaaacaaGAAATTAGAGTTGGAAGTGAAGGAAGTTAAGAGAATTTAGGAAATCAAGGTATCAAGGCTTGAAGATGAAGATGGAAGTGTGCGAAAGGTTAGGTTAATGAAGAAATTAGTTAAGAAATTAAGGTAAGTGGTTTAAATTATTACGTTCTATTTATTTTGAGGGTTTAATCTAATaagatattataaaaattaattttttataattattttctatgttgtaAGTAAAGAAAATATTATGTTTATGTACGAAGAGAATGGTGAATGACAACTGGATGAATGATTCAAAATTTATTAGGTGTGAATGATGAATTGTGTATTTGTGATGCTGAAagtagtaaatatttattttgaatattatttggatgagtaaattaaaaaattatttgttaatgtgattaatttgataaaaattaaagtaatgattaaattttaaatttgaaaaaaaattgaaattaaggatttaaatagagagatcaaattttttatttttacgataagactataaaaatatgatagttaACATATTGGAAAGTTTATACTTAAATTAGGATGTTTTagaataaaaggactaaattgagaaatttttaaaagttcaaattttaaaagttgaaatgtGGAAATCTGGAATTTTAATATCTTAATTGTTATGTAtgattttttctatttgaaaaattagaaaagagaaCATCATGTGACAAGAACTGAtgttatagggattaaattgtaaagattttaaaatatgaaaatttgagaaaaagggaGTGACTTATAAAAATCTGGGAATTCTGTGCTGTTTTTGGAAGAAGCAAATTTTGTTTTCAGGGGCTAAAATCATAAAACAGTAAAAATTGAACTTCagagaccaaattgtaaaaactgcaaaatttaaattttatgaattgttctgttaaaattttaatattgaaaaatagGGATTGTTtagcaaaatatgaaaaatataaaaaatatataaaagcagaaataagcaaaataatttagataagtggttagatgaaaattttgagaaattataagtattaaattaaaaaattattaagtaaaaataaataaatatatatatatatatatatatatatagatattgaGAGAGAATTTAGTAAGAATGATAAGGTTAAGTgaattatatatgaaaaagaatatgATTAAGAGTAGATTAAGTCAATAATTAAATCCAATGATAAAGTGTCTCTATTTGAAGGGGTAACAACTAAAACTAATTCGAATTCAATAGACAAACCAGCAAGAATCAACTAACCTGTTCTTGTTCAGAAACATTATTGCCAGAAGCATTCAATGTATCACAAAgcaatttgattttgggaatgaagAGTGTGCCTTAAAATTGAGATCTTGCTGCAAACATACAACTAATAGAACTCCATACAACAAAAGTAGTGCTTGAACCAAGCAAATGAGACAAGATTTCATCAGAAACAGTAGACAATAACCATGATGCTAGGAGCTTATCTTGTTGTCTATAAAGAACAAAGGTTGAATTCTCAACTAACTGACTGCTATCTCTTTGAACAAACTGAGCAGGGATCTCTAGAGTGCCAAATATATAACCATTCAAACCATAACCTACTATGATCAAAGCTACTTGATATTTCCATAACACGTAATTATTCTCATTTATTTTGACTATATCATGCTTTGGAAACTAATGCAATAGATGTTGACACAATTGAACGTGACTACAAACTAAGAGAAGAAGAAGTACAATTGCCTAGATTACCTGATTGAGAAACTTCATTTGAAGACTGAACTCTTACTGGAAGATTTGCAAGATTTGCAAAATGCTTTGTCTCTAAGTTGACCATCGATTTTTATCACAATCTTGAATCACCATTGTGCACATGAGTTGAAAAGCAAGTGAATGATGTTAGGCAATAGCTTTGATACCATGATTGAAcatcaaagaaacaaaaaaatacaGAAAAAGCTTAAAAGAAGACTGAGAAAATAACAGAGAAAAAAGAtctattcatttcattcaaaagacTCTAATCTCTCAGCATTACAGATGAGTCATATTTACATAAAGAATTAAAGAGTGAATAGCACTAATTCACTAAGTTGTTAACTAATTTTTTAACCAATTACAAATAATGATAAGCTAAGCTAACAGTTCATAATGGAAACTAGTTATTAGCTACAGTCACTAACAATGAATATTCATCAATAGAGTTATTAActggattttaatttttaaattaaacaaatgtaaggaccaaattgtcaaaaataaattacattaggTACTAAATTTCGAAATTCCGACGGTTGGAAAGCATGATTAGAATCCCCTTAATGTTGAGTTCCgcgtttgaaaaatatttataaactaTTTCTAGTTTTTTGAATGCAAGGGGTGGCTGCAGTTTAGTGGTAAGAATCATACGTTGTGGCTGTGGAGGCCTGGCCTCAAATCCCAGCAGCCACAAACATGTTAGATCATTTTTTTCTGTCTTGCGAATTGATACGTCTTGATATGGGAGGAAAAGAAGGTGGGAGAGCTATAAAAGCGATTCCGTACCGTGAAAACGGGGTTGTGGGAGAGCTATAAAAGCGTGTCATGCTTATTAGGTGAAGCGGTGAAGTCTTTAGCTTACGCTTTCACCGAAGTCTTTAGCTTACGCTTTCACCGAGCCAGCATGGGCCATATGAAACCACCTGTGAATCAGGAAAGGTCACCTTGACTTAGTACTTTTAAGTGACTGATAACAAATGGAAGGGTGAAAAGAACCTCATCGGGAAATGAAATATAGCAGAAGACCGTAAACTCTCAATCACAGTATTTCATCAAGGTCTCTTCTATttaatgttaactttaatttgTCTTAGATTACCCAAtgtatcattttctttttctaagatACGAGTTCTTTTactaaaaagtaattatattgaattataattaaattagattaaattcttaaatgaaaattaaatatttttcaacacaACTTTTATCTACAAAACTCGAATTTAAGATCTTAAGgaatatcaaattttttattacttGAGTTGTACAATGTATCATTATTCATCCACAAGATATCATTGTTGACTAAAGCAATTATAACTTATAAGTTCACATATAAATAGAAAAGCTAAAATATCAACTTTTTTTGtcttattttatattgttttaagttaatctagttttagttttcttttttttttctttttatatacatTACCTTGGAAATTTTATCATGTATGATCCTTCAATCATTTTCGGCCCATTTTCTTCAGTACTACTAAATAACTATGTGGAacatattgataaattttaaccgttgaaatttatcatataaaaactATGAAATTGTGTGAAAATACTTCAATTTGATATTAATGCAATTGAATCCATCCTAGACTCGTCAGATGCCAGACAACTTTGGAACAACAGAGGAATTACCATACCAAGGCATCTGTCACATTCTTCACAATCTATTGTTCTCTTGCAAAGGCAAGCATATAAAAACAAATGGAACTCTTAAAATCAATGCTAATTCCAAGAGATCAGTGGCATAgagcaaaagagaaaaaaataaagaaaaacaatgaTGACATTTGTATACTGTACTCTGGCATATGAGATAtatcatcacaaagacaaatgctTCATCTCTGTAATTATTTCCTGTATGACCAGCtttaaggattttttttatcGATTATAACCAAGCAATATTCATTAGTTTGTTGCCACATTCCATGCTATTATCAATACATATTATAGCAAAGGAGGCAATAAAAACCAATAAACCATATTATGGGTAGAAAGAATTAAGAATATGACAATAGCTTATTAACCTTATATAAAACTTCATATGGACAACGATATAG
Protein-coding sequences here:
- the LOC107885934 gene encoding uncharacterized protein isoform X1, whose translation is MAANSSNGEQQTPSKPPPLPSPLRFSKFFQLRLRFLFQPRPCPKLLLLLRRLLQIQKIFLVPMLHQIRLVKGLVKALISKKMIGKASLHNGLYILPTSPKIEISKSFTALGKVDTVMLWHFRLGHPSFQYLAKLFPALFINKRPNSFSCKVCSLAKHTKSSYFPSTYKPSYPFALIHSDIWGPSRVKNADNCKWFITFIDDHSRITWTYLLKDKSETASVFVQFYNMVLTQFGSKIQLFKSDNGSEFFARSLGDFFKEKGIVQISSCVGTPQQNGVAERKNRHLLEVTRSLLFTTNVPKYLWGEALLTATYLINRMPSKVLKFQTPQSIFLQHFPHFKPISSILPLKIFGCTVFIQNIAPNKSKLDPKSLKCVLVGYFSLKKGYKCYHPPSKRFFTTMDITFYEQDSYFTQAEIQGETWSDFQPQQVSPSNLHCQPSELPSCSPLPADLSPVNAPIDSPVVPMTNSPTPTLNTLPENTPTPIDSLQKTPSPKQLRVYTRKRRHIPETVLQSDSCRELDLGPAAEMEEEITFTATLDKEQVPTSIAEALKDPKWRRAVEEEICALEKNATWTITDLPQGKKAVGCKWIFAVKYNSNGSIQRYKARLVARGFTQTYGIDFTETFAHVAKLNTIRVLLSLAVNCDWKLHQLDVKNAFLNGKLEEEVYMQLPPGLKSIEGSNKVCKLNKSLYGLKQSPRAWFERFTKVILQNGYKQSLADHTLFIKVTSTNKKAILIVYVDDIILTGDDEEEISNLKKLLNREFETKDLGKLRYFLGMEVARSKEGLVINQRKYVLDLLKETGFLGCKPADTPMEANLRFNKEDESLVDREKFQRLVGKLIYLSLTRPDIAFPVNVISQHMTNPTEEHMAAANRILKYLKKTPGHGLMFKKTQDRTVKIFTDSSWAGDLTERRSTSGYCTFVWGNLTTWRSKKQSVVSRSSAEAEFRALALGICEGIWLLKLLKELGTNQEDHFEVLCDNQSAIQIAKNPVQHDRTKHVEIDRHFIADQVNKKTATLSYIPSEGQIADILTKALPKPVFNKFLFKLGLYNVYSPA
- the LOC107885934 gene encoding uncharacterized protein isoform X2, with protein sequence MAANSSNGEQQTPSKPPPLPSPLRFSKFFQLRLRFLFQPRPCPKLLLLLRRLLQIQKIFLVPMLHQIRLVKGLVKALISKKMIGKASLHNGLYILPTSPKIEISKSFTALGKVDTVMLWHFRLGHPSFQYLAKLFPALFINKRPNSFSCKVCSLAKHTKSSYFPSTYKPSYPFALIHSDIWGPSRVKNADNCKWFITFIDDHSRITWTYLLKDKSETASVFVQFYNMVLTQFGSKIQLFKSDNGSEFFARSLGDFFKEKGIVQISSCVGTPQQNGVAERKNRHLLEVTRSLLFTTNVPKYLWGEALLTATYLINRMPSKVLKFQTPQSIFLQHFPHFKPISSILPLKIFGCTVFIQNIAPNKSKLDPKSLKCVLVGYFSLKKGYKCYHPPSKRFFTTMDITFYEQDSYFTQAEIQGETWSDFQPQQSNMRILVTGGAGFIGSHLVDKLMENEKNEVIVVDNYFTGSKDNLRKWIGHPRFELIRHDVTEPLLVEVDQIYHLACPASPIFYKHNPVKTIKTNVIGTLNMLGLAKRVGARILLTSTSEVYGDPLIHPQPETYWGNVNPIGVRSCYDEGKRVAETLMFDYHRQHGIEIRIARIFNTYGPRMNIDDGRVVSNFIAQALRGEPLTVQKPGTQTRSFCFVSDMVDGLIRLMEGENTGPINIGNPGEFTMLELAEIVKELINPKVEIKMVENTPDDPRQRKPDITKAKELLGWEPKMKLRDGLPLMEEDFRLRLGVSKEK